The DNA sequence GCAAGTGGCTGAAGCTGCCCGGCCAGCGGCTCGAGCTGCCGGACGCCGCCGGCCGGCTGCTCACCGCGGTCCTGCACCTGGCACGCGAGCAGTGGGACCCGGCGGCCGACTTCGCCTTCGGCTCCGGCCGGGACCGGATCTTCCTGCTCGACCGGCACGACGGCGCGCTGGTGTTCGGCGACGGCCTCACCGGGCGGATCCCGCGGCCCGGCGGAGCGGTCCGGGTCGACTACACGATCGGCGGCGGCCGCGACGGCAACGGCGGCCTGACGGACAACTGGCTGCCGGTCGACCTCGCGGTGCCGGTGCGGGCGGCGAACCCGGTCCAGGCCGCCGGCGGGGCGGACCCGGAGACGGTGGCCCAGGCCCGTGACCGCGCCGCGGGCGCGCTCGGCGAGGTGACCAGGGCGGTCACGGCGGCGGACTTCGTCACCCTGGCCACCACGACGCCGGGCGTCGAGGTCGGCCGCGCCCACGCCGCGGTCGGCGAGCACCCGGGGTTCCCGTGCGCGCGGGTCCCCGGCGCGGTGACCGTCCACATCGTCCCGGCGGTGCCCCGCGACGGCGACGACGTCGTGGCCGCCCCGGAACCGGACCCGGGCGCGCTGTGCGCGGTCGCGGACCGGCTCGCCCGAGCGCGGTTGCTCACGGCCGAGGTGTTCGTGCGGCCGCCGGCGTACCGGGACGTCCGGCTGCGGGTGGACCTGTCCGGCACCCCGGCCGACCGGGTCCGGGTGTCCACTGTGGCCGGTACCGCGCTGCGCCGGTTCCTCGACCCGTTGACCGGCGGGGACGACGAGACGGGCTGGCCGTTCGGCGAGCCCCTGCGGCCGTCGGCGCTGCTGCGGGCCGCGCAGCAGGCGCTCGGCGACCTGGCGGTGGTCACCGCCGTCGCGATCGGCATCGACGGGGCGGAGCCCGCGGAAACGTGCGGCGACGTACCACTGCGGCCCGCGGACCTGCCGGTCGTGCGGGAAGTCCGCACGCGGGTGGTGCCCGCGGCGGAACCGGGGGAGGGATTGCTGTGACGTTCCACGGATCGGGCCTGTCACATGCCCCCAATGTGGCGTTCGGTGCGTCAGACGCACCGAACGCCACATTGGGTGCGCTGGATGCACCCAACGCCACATTGGGGCGCTTGGAACCGGGCCACGACACTGCTGCGGCCGGGCGAACCGGAGGTGGCGAGTTGTGACCGACGTCTGGTGGGCGCGCGACTCGGCCGAAGAAGCGCGCATCGTCTCCGGCCCCGGGCCGTCCGGGGTGCAGCCGGAGCTCGTCGAGGCGACGCGGGAAGCGGTGCGGGCCGACGTGCGCGATCGGATCCCCGGCTACACCCCGGATTGGACCAGCTTCGACCGGCAGGACGCCGGTGTCGCGCTCGTGCGGCTCTTCGGCACCCAGGCCGAGCCCGTGCTCCTGCGGGTCAACCGGCTGCCGGAGAAGATCCTCGCCGAGCACCTGAACACCGCGGGTGTGCGCCGCCGTCCCGCGACGGCGGCGGCCGCGCTGCTCGAGTTCACCGTGACCCCGCCGGACGGCGCTTCGGTGCTCGTCCCGGCCGGGTTCCAGGCCGCGGCCACCGGCACCGGCGGCGACGTCGTCTACGAGACCGACCAGGACCTCTACGCCACCCCCGCCACCCTGAGCGTGCTCGCGGTGCAGCGGGGCGGGCCGCTCGAGCCGGTGCCCCTCGGCCCGAACGGGCCGGGCCGGCCGTTCGCGCCGTTCGGCACCGAGCCCCGGCCGGGCAACGCGTTGTGGCTCGGCCTCGATGGCACCGCGAGCCCGTTCCCGTCGCTGTCGCTGGGGTTCGTGATCGCGGCCGCGCCGCCGGTGCCCGCGGCCGCCGGCGGGCTCACCCCGCTCCCGCTGGCGCCCCAGCCGCTGCTGCGCTGGGACGTGCTGGACGGCGGCCGGTTCCGGCCCGCCGAGGTCGTCCGCGACGAGACCCAGGGGCTGCGCGCGAGCGGCACGGTGGAGCTGCGGCTGCCGCGCACCTGGGCGCCCGGGCACCCGCCGGCCGCGCGCCCCGGCCCGGCGCTGCGCTGGCTGCGGCTGCAGGTCGCGCAGGGCATGTTCACGGCCGCGCCGCCGCTCGTGTCCGGGTTGCGGCTGAACACCGTCGCCGCCACCGCCGCCCGCACGATCTTCGACGAGCCGCTGGAACCGATCCAGGACCCCGCGAACCCGTCCGAACGGCGGCAGCTGCGGCTGAGCCAGGTCCCGATCCTGGCCGGCACCGTGGTGATCGAGGTCGACGACGACCCGGGGATGGACCTGTTCGGGACCACCGAAGAGGGGGCGTCGCCGTGGCAGGAGGTGCCGAGCCTCGCCGCCTACGGCCCGGACGACCACGTGTTCGTCGTCGACTACGACACCGGCGTGGTCACCTTCGGCGACGGCGTGAACGGCGCGCCCGTGCCGCCGGGATTCCGCAACGTCCGCGCGGTGCGCTACCGCGTCGGCGGCGGCGCCGCGGGCGCGGTGCCGTCCGGCGCCGTCAACGGCGTCGTCACCGCGCGGCCGTTCGTGACCGGCGTGACCAATCCGTTCCCCGCCACCGGCGGCGCCGACGCCGAGCCCGACGCGGACGTCATGCGGCGCGGGGTGGGGGAGCTGCGGTCCCGCGGCCGGGCCGTCGCCCCCGCCGACTACGGCCTGCTGGCGCTGCGCGCGCCGGGCGCCTCGATCGCCCGCGCGAACGGGGTGCCGGGCCTGCACCCGGACTTCGCCGGCACGGCCATCCCCGGTGTCGTCGGTGTCCTCGTGGTGCCGCCGTTCGAGGCGGGGGGCACCGAGCCGCCGGTACCGACCGCCGAGACCCTGCGCGCGGTGGCCGGCTTCCTCTCCCGCGAGGTGGCGCCCGCCGGGGTCACGGTGGTCACCGGCCCGGTCGCGTACCGGCGGATCGGCGTCGAAGCCCGGGTGGTGCTCGACCCCGGCCAGGACCGGGCCGCGGTCCTCGCCCGCGCGGCGGACGCGGTGACCACCTACCTGGACCCGGTGCGGGGCGGGGAAACCGGCGGCGGCTGGCCGTTCGGCGGCGCGGTGCGGCACACCGCGCTCGTGCGCCGGCTCCTGGCGGTGGACGGCGTCCTCGCGGTGTCCGGGCTTTCGCTCACCGCCGACGGGCTGCGGCTGCCGCCGTGCGCCGACCACCCGATCCCGCCGGACGACCTGGTGTGGCCGGAGCGCCCGCTGCTGATCCCGGTGGAGGAGTCCGCATGACGTGCACACCCACGACCGTGACCTTCCGGCTGCTCGACGACGTCGTCGGGTGGGACCAGGACGTCGTGGCGAACCTCGTCGGGTTCGGGGACGAGGCCGGCGTCCGGCTCGCCCGCCCCGGCACGGCCCCGGACGGCCCGACGCGGACGCAGCTGCTGCCGTGGTTCCCCGATCCGCGGCTGGCGCCCGGGTGCGGGCCGTGCGGGTGGTACCTGGTCTCCGGCGAGCGGTTGCTGCGCCGGGACACCTGCACCGGCGGCTGGCTGCCCGCCTGGCCGCCCTCCTGCGACCCCCGGCTGCTGCGCGCGCCGGCGGCGGTGGCCGCGCGCGGGCACCGGATCGCCGTGGCCGACTCCGGCCGGGTCTTCGTGTGGCGCAACGAAGGCGACCACCTGAGCGCGGTGATCGGGCTGCGGCACGCCAAGGTCGTCGCGCTCGCGCCGGGCGAGCAGGTGCTCGTCGCCCGCGAGGGCCGCGACCGGCTGTGGCGCTACGGCGCCGACGGGCGGCTCTGCGAGGTCGTCCGCACGCACGTCCGGGGCGAGATCATCGGCATCCGCACCGGACCCGGCCGCACGATCTGGCTGCTCACCGAGGAAGCCGGCCGGTTCCGGATCTACCGCGACCACCGCGAGTCCACAATGGACGACCTGGCCGCCGCGCTGCCGCCCAGCAGCCTCGTCCGTGCCGACGAGGACGGCTTCTGCCTGCGCGAGCACGGCCCCGACGGCGAGGTGACCTCCTGCTACGACTGGGCCGGGCAGCCGCGGGCGGAACCGGCCCCCGAGGCCGGGCAGTTCGTCACCGAAGGCGAGTTCACCACCTTCCGGATCGACAGCGGGATCTCACGCTGCCGCTGGCACCGGGTCCGGGTGGACGCGGACGTCCCGGCGGGCACCGCGGTGGCGGTGTCGATCGTGGTGTCCGAGGACGGCGAGTTCGCCGAAAGCGACTGGCAGGCCGCGCCCGCGGGCGTCACCGACTTCCTCGTCGACCAGCCGCCCGGGCGCCACCTCACGGTCCGCGTGCGGCTGTCCGGCGACTCGTCGGCGACGCCGGTCCTGCACCGGATCCGGCTCGACTTCCCGCGGTCCACCAGCGCGGACCTGCTGCCCGCCGCGTTCCGGCAAGACCCCGCGGCCGACGACTTCACCGAGCGGTTCCTGTCCCTGTTCGACGCGACCACGGCCGAGCTCGACCGGGTCGTCGAGCGCTACCCGGCGCTGCTCGACCCGGCCGGCGTGCCGGACGGCGCGCTGCCGTGGCTGGCCGGCCTGCTCGGCCTGTCGTTCGAAGCCGGCTGGGACGCGGAAACGCGCCGGAAGCTGATCACCGCCGCACCCGGGCTGTACCGGCGGCGCGGGACGCCGGGTGCGCTGAAGGACGCGATCGAGATCATCTTCGCCGTCACCCCGGTCATCGACGAGCTGGCCGGCGACCGCCACTGGGCGCAGGTCCGCGCGACCGCCGCGCCGCCGTCCGCCCGCGGTCTCGGCTCGGTGCGGCTGTTCGGCCGCTCGTCGTCGCGGCTGCGGCTGGACACCTCGACGCTGGGCGCGACACCGCTGCGGGCGTTCGGCGACCCCGACACCGACCCCCTTACCGAGCACGCCCACCGGTTCCGGGTGCTGCTGCCCGCCGGCGCGGCCGACGAGGAGGCGGTGCGGCGCCTGGTGGCCCGGCAGGCGCCGGCGCACACGAAGGGGGCGGTGCGGGCCGGCGGGACGGGGTTCGTGGTCGGCACGCATTCGGCGGTCGGGGTCGACACCGCGTTCGTCCCGCTGCCGCCGCCGGTCGTGGGCGGCGTGCGCCTGAACCACGACGGAGTACTGAGACCCGGACCACGGGGCGCCCGCCACGGGGTGAGCGTCGGCGTGGTGTCCGCGGTCGGGGTCCACACGCGAGTGTCTTGAGAGGACAGGGAAGAGATGACCGAGGCAACGACAGAGGAACAGCCCTTCCGCCGGTTGCGGTACTTCCACGGCCAGCTGCTCACCGCGCGAGACTTCCAGCGGGAGCAGGAGTACTTCCGCGAGAAGCTGAAGCTGCGCATGCGCTGCCTGCTCGGCTACGGCGTGGTGTGCGGGCTGTTCGTGGAGCCCGCTCCGCCGTCGGACGACAAGGCGGCTTCCGGCGAAGAACGGCACGAGCACCAGGCGAAGGCGCACATCACCAGCGGGCTCGGCGTCGACTGCGACGGCAACGAGGTGCTCGTGCCCGGCAGCTGCGCGATCGACCTGTGGGACGCGCTGCCCGAGGACGAGCGCACCGGGACGACGGTGTGGGTCGGCGTCGAGTACACCGAACGCGCGGTCGAGCCGACCCGGACGGTGTTCAACTCCGCCTGCGCGGACACCTCGGACTGCGACTTCGGCTACACCGAGGAGAGCTACTGCGTCCGCGTCACCACCAAGACACCGCCCAAGGACGAGCGCTGCGAGACCTGCTGCACCCGGTGCGAGCACAAAGTCCTGTGGCTGGCCCGGATCGACGACGTCGACTTCGCGAAGCCGCTCCGCGAGGAGCAGATCCACCTCGACGTCCGCCGATTCTTCGGCCGCCGCGTGCCGACGGTGATCACCGGCGTCAACTGGAAGCACGGCCACACCTACACGGTGAACGAGGCCAAGGAACTGCTCGGCACCCAGAAGAACTCGGGCGGCCTGGTCGTCGAGTTCTCCGACGGCGTCCGCGTCGACAGCCTGCGCCGCGGCGTGGTGGAGATCCAGGTGATCGAAGGCGGCGCCGGCCGCAACGCCGACACCTGGTACATGGGCGGCACGTTCGAGGAACCCACCCCCAAGGACGGCGAGTTCACCGACCACTTCCGCTACCGGCAGACCACCCGCGAGACCCTGCAGGACGGCGACCGCGTGCTGATCACCGTCCGCGCCGCGTTCATCCTCGACCACTGCTGCCGTCCCGTCGACGGCACCAACGTCGGCGGCCGGGTCCCCTTCACCGGCCGGGCGAAGGCGGAAGCCGACGCCGAAACCGAGACCGATCACGGCCACGACCCCAAGCCCGAGCCGGACCCGACCGGCTGCCTCGTGCCGCCGACGGGCATCGGGCCGTGGACGTCCGGCACCGGCGCGGGCGGCGACGTCTTCGAGAGCTGGTTCTTCATCACCGAGGAGCGTTCATGAGCAAGACCGATTGCGGGTGCGGGTGCGGCGGGGCGCCGGCCTTCCCCGCCGCGTTCGTGCGGCCGCGGTTCTTCGCGGGTCAACTGCTCACCGAGGACGACCTCACGCTGCTGACCGACTACGTGGCCGGGAAGGACCGGCTGCACAACCGGATGCTGTCCGGCCCGGGCGTCGTGTGCGGGCTCGAGGTGTCCTGCGACTCGTGCGCGGGCGGGACGGTGCTCGTGCACCCCGGGCACGCCCTGGACTGCTGCGGCAACGACATCGTGCTGTCCTGCAAGGAGAAGGTCGACGTGCAGGCGCTCGTGCGCGAACTGCGGGTGTCCTCGCCGGGCGTCGAGTGCGGCGACCCGTGCGACGACGACCAGCGCCACTTCGGGCTCTTCGTGCGGTACGAGGAGAGCATGACGGGCCCGGTCGCGCCGTTCGCCACCGAGGAGCCGTGCCCGGCGCCGGGGTGCGTGCCCTCCCGCGTCGAGGAGGGCTTCCGGTTCGTCGTCAAGTGCGACCCGACCGACGACCACCGGTACAACCCCGCCACCAAGCTGCTGGCGCGGATCGGGGACAAGGACGCCTACGAGCACATCCGGCTGCTGAGCCGGCGGCTCGAGCACTACCTGGACCCGATGGCGGTCGCCGGCCGCTCGTCGACCCGGACGATCCGGTTCGAGGACGCCGACGCCGTCCGGTACCGGGACAGCCTCGGCCAGCTGAAGGCCGGCGCGGACGGCGACCCGCGGCCGCCCGAAGCCCGGCAGCAGACGGAGTACGTGCGGGCGCTGGCGAGCGCCATCGCCCGGTACGACACCTACGACGAGGCGGGGCAGCAGGAGCTGCGGGCGAAGTACGAAGACCTCGGGACGATCGACACCGCGCGGCAGGTGCTCGGCGCGGCCTGCGACCGGCTGGCCAAGACCGAGCCCGAAGAGGTCTGGCCGGAGGCCGTGCACCGGCAGATCGCGCTGGCCGTCGTGGCGGAGGCGAAGAACCGGGTGGCCAAGCGCGATCCCGACGCCCCCATCGAGCTCCGCCTGCTGGCGCAGGGCACGCCGCTGGACAACGTCCTGGAGGCCGGGTTCCGGGCCGATCTCGTGCGGATCCGGGAATGGCTGCTCGGCCGGCTGGACCGGGCGGCCGGCGTCGGGGACTGCAAGCTGCACGACGACGTCCGCGAGGTCGCCGTCCCGCAGCCGCTGCCGATCCCGGAGCCGGACCCCGC is a window from the Amycolatopsis sp. cg9 genome containing:
- a CDS encoding putative baseplate assembly protein is translated as MTDVWWARDSAEEARIVSGPGPSGVQPELVEATREAVRADVRDRIPGYTPDWTSFDRQDAGVALVRLFGTQAEPVLLRVNRLPEKILAEHLNTAGVRRRPATAAAALLEFTVTPPDGASVLVPAGFQAAATGTGGDVVYETDQDLYATPATLSVLAVQRGGPLEPVPLGPNGPGRPFAPFGTEPRPGNALWLGLDGTASPFPSLSLGFVIAAAPPVPAAAGGLTPLPLAPQPLLRWDVLDGGRFRPAEVVRDETQGLRASGTVELRLPRTWAPGHPPAARPGPALRWLRLQVAQGMFTAAPPLVSGLRLNTVAATAARTIFDEPLEPIQDPANPSERRQLRLSQVPILAGTVVIEVDDDPGMDLFGTTEEGASPWQEVPSLAAYGPDDHVFVVDYDTGVVTFGDGVNGAPVPPGFRNVRAVRYRVGGGAAGAVPSGAVNGVVTARPFVTGVTNPFPATGGADAEPDADVMRRGVGELRSRGRAVAPADYGLLALRAPGASIARANGVPGLHPDFAGTAIPGVVGVLVVPPFEAGGTEPPVPTAETLRAVAGFLSREVAPAGVTVVTGPVAYRRIGVEARVVLDPGQDRAAVLARAADAVTTYLDPVRGGETGGGWPFGGAVRHTALVRRLLAVDGVLAVSGLSLTADGLRLPPCADHPIPPDDLVWPERPLLIPVEESA
- a CDS encoding phage tail protein, which encodes MTCTPTTVTFRLLDDVVGWDQDVVANLVGFGDEAGVRLARPGTAPDGPTRTQLLPWFPDPRLAPGCGPCGWYLVSGERLLRRDTCTGGWLPAWPPSCDPRLLRAPAAVAARGHRIAVADSGRVFVWRNEGDHLSAVIGLRHAKVVALAPGEQVLVAREGRDRLWRYGADGRLCEVVRTHVRGEIIGIRTGPGRTIWLLTEEAGRFRIYRDHRESTMDDLAAALPPSSLVRADEDGFCLREHGPDGEVTSCYDWAGQPRAEPAPEAGQFVTEGEFTTFRIDSGISRCRWHRVRVDADVPAGTAVAVSIVVSEDGEFAESDWQAAPAGVTDFLVDQPPGRHLTVRVRLSGDSSATPVLHRIRLDFPRSTSADLLPAAFRQDPAADDFTERFLSLFDATTAELDRVVERYPALLDPAGVPDGALPWLAGLLGLSFEAGWDAETRRKLITAAPGLYRRRGTPGALKDAIEIIFAVTPVIDELAGDRHWAQVRATAAPPSARGLGSVRLFGRSSSRLRLDTSTLGATPLRAFGDPDTDPLTEHAHRFRVLLPAGAADEEAVRRLVARQAPAHTKGAVRAGGTGFVVGTHSAVGVDTAFVPLPPPVVGGVRLNHDGVLRPGPRGARHGVSVGVVSAVGVHTRVS